From Alosa sapidissima isolate fAloSap1 chromosome 2, fAloSap1.pri, whole genome shotgun sequence, one genomic window encodes:
- the pou2f1b gene encoding POU domain, class 2, transcription factor 1b isoform X15 → MADGGAASQDESSGPGAQTNGLDFQRQTVQTTNAITNAHAQALLQQLTLTPAQQQLLLQQAQAQLLAAAVQHSASQQSSTSGANISASAATPITQIPLSQPIQITPQLQQLQQQNPNLQQFVLVQPGLPIATQLQPAQFIISQTPQGQQSLLQASNLLTQLPQSQANLLQTQPSITLATQPATPTRTIAATPIQPLPLTQSTPKRMDTPSLEEPSDLEELEQFAKTFKQRRIKLGFTQGDVGLAMGKLYGNDFSQTTISRFEALNLSFKNMCKLKPLLEKWLNDAVCAENLTSDQALSSPSSLGSPGLGMEGLNRRRKKRTSIETNIRVALEKSFLEQNQKPTSEEITMIADQLNMEKEVIRVWFCNRRQKEKRINPPSSGSSGTTPIKAIFSPSNPLVSSTASLVSSNTPTTLTVNPALPLTSTSVSGLTFTGKMPFTFAGTTITAAPTNTASVISATPTLVTTAAAASSPSLSPSPTGASLQTSVGDSGGGPQEGSGGSVVSHAPTPACTLASALSSGQVMVAAPGLSAALQGAQLPTSASLAAMAAAAGLNPGLMASSQFTPGGALLSLAPGGLGSALSPALMSNSTLATIQGVWSALASSGTLPITSLDGSGNLLFANASAGSTPNLVTAPLFLNPQNLSLLASNPVSLVSAGGANLQLTADAHQSVVTTAAMPASTISTASKAQ, encoded by the exons ATGGCGGACGGAGGAGCAGCGAGTCAAGATGAGAGTTCAGGACCAG GTGCCCAAACAAATGGACTGGACTTTCAGAGACAGACAGTGCAGACAACAAACGCAATCAccaacgcacacgcacaagctCTGCTCCAACag TTGACTCTGACTCCGGCGCAACAGCAGTTATTGCTGCAGCAGGCCCAGGCTCAGTTGCTGGCGGCGGCCGTGCAGCACTCAGCCAGCCAGCAGAGCAGCACCAGCGGGGCCAACATCTCTGCCTCCGCAGCCACACCCATCACCCAGATCCCCCTGTCCCAACCCATCCAGATCACGCCT cagctgcagcagcttcAGCAGCAGAACCCCAACCTGCAGCAGTTTGTGCTGGTGCAGCCGGGGCTGCCAATCGCCACCCAGCTGCAGCCGGCGCAGTTCATCATCTCCCAGACGCCGCAGGGCCAGCAAA GTCTCCTGCAGGCCTCCAACCTACTAACACAACTACCTCAAAGCCAAGCCAACCTCCTGCAGACCCAACCCAGCATCACCCTCGCCACCCAG CCCGCGACCCCAACTCGCACGATAGCAGCTACCCCCATCCAGCCCCTGCCCCTCACCCAGAGTACACCAAAGCGCATGGACACCCCCAGTCTGGAGGAGCCCAGTGACCTGGAGGAGCTTGAGCAGTTCGCCAAGACCTTCAAGCAGAGGAGAATCAAACTGGGCttcactcag GGGGACGTTGGCCTTGCCATGGGAAAGCTTTATGGCAATGACTTTAGCCAAACCACCATCTCTCGATTTGAGGCCTTGAACCTGAGCTTTAAAAACATGTGCAAGTTGAAGCCTCTGCTGGAGAAGTGGCTCAACGATGCAG tgtgtgcagagaaccTGACGTCTGACCAGGCCCTGTCCAGCCCCAGCTCCCTGGGCTCCCCAGGCCTGGGCATGGAGGGGCTGAACCGCCGGCGCAAGAAGAGGACCAGTATCGAGACCAACATCCGTGTGGCCTTAGAGAAGAGCTTTCTAGAG CAGAACCAAAAACCTACCTCTGAGGAGATCACCATGATCGCCGACCAGCTcaacatggagaaggaggtgatCCGCGTATGGTTCTGCAACCGCCggcagaaggagaagaggatCAACCCCcccagcagtggcagcagcgGCACCACCCCCATCAAAGCAATCTTCTCCCCCTCCAATCCCCTG GTGTCCAGCACGGCGAGCCTTGTGAGCAGTAACACACCGACCACACTGACTGTAAACCCAGCTTTGCCTCTCACCAGCACGAGTGTCTCTGGCCTCACCTTCACTGGTAAGATGCCATTCACCTTCGCTG GCACAACCATCACTGCAGCCCCTACCAACACAGCCTCTGTCATCTCTGCTACACCCACCCTGGTAACTACAGCAGCCGCTGCCAGCTCACCCTCACTAAGCCCGTCCCCAACCGGGGCATCACTGCAGACGTCTGTCGGCGACTCGGGCGGCGGGCCCCAGGAGGGTTCTGGCGGGAGCGTGGTGTCCCATGCCCCGACCCCGGCCTGCACGTTGGCGTCGGCTCTGAGCTCGGGCCAGGTGATGGTGGCCGCGCCAGGGCTCTCGGCCGCTCTACAGGGGGCACAGCTCCCCACCAGCGCCAGCCTCGCCGCCATGGCTGCCGCCGCAGGCCTCAACCCCGGCCTCATGGCCTCCTCACAGTTCACCCCTGg GGGGGCCTTGTTGAGTCTGGCACCAGGAGGTTTGGGCAGCGCTCTGAGTCCTGCACTGATGAGCAACAGCACCTTGGCCACTATCCAAGGTGTGTGGAGCG CGTTGGCCTCTAGTGGAACTCTGCCCATCACTTCTCTGGATGGCAGTGGGAACCTGCTGTTTGCCAACGCCAGCGCGGGCAGCACGCCCAACCTGGTGACGGCGCCACTCTTCCTCAACCCGCAGAACCTGTCGCTGCTCGCCAGCAATCCTGTCAGCCTGGTATCTGCCGGCGGTGCCAACCTGCAGCTCACAGCCGATGCCCACCAGAGCGTGGTTACCACAGCCGCTATGCCCGCCTCCACCATAAGCACCGCCTCCAAGGCACAGTAA
- the pou2f1b gene encoding POU domain, class 2, transcription factor 1b isoform X12, with the protein MADGGAASQDESSGPDSKMSNPSESSKCAMESGDGNTGAQTNGLDFQRQTVQTTNAITNAHAQALLQQFKTEEADEPVASSQTGPLPQTQLMLAGGQIAGLTLTPAQQQLLLQQAQAQLLAAAVQHSASQQSSTSGANISASAATPITQIPLSQPIQITPGWDMQQLQQLQQQNPNLQQFVLVQPGLPIATQLQPAQFIISQTPQGQQSLLQASNLLTQLPQSQANLLQTQPSITLATQPATPTRTIAATPIQPLPLTQSTPKRMDTPSLEEPSDLEELEQFAKTFKQRRIKLGFTQGDVGLAMGKLYGNDFSQTTISRFEALNLSFKNMCKLKPLLEKWLNDAENLTSDQALSSPSSLGSPGLGMEGLNRRRKKRTSIETNIRVALEKSFLENQKPTSEEITMIADQLNMEKEVIRVWFCNRRQKEKRINPPSSGSSGTTPIKAIFSPSNPLVSSTASLVSSNTPTTLTVNPALPLTSTSVSGLTFTGTTITAAPTNTASVISATPTLVTTAAAASSPSLSPSPTGASLQTSVGDSGGGPQEGSGGSVVSHAPTPACTLASALSSGQVMVAAPGLSAALQGAQLPTSASLAAMAAAAGLNPGLMASSQFTPGGALLSLAPGGLGSALSPALMSNSTLATIQALASSGTLPITSLDGSGNLLFANASAGSTPNLVTAPLFLNPQNLSLLASNPVSLVSAGGANLQLTADAHQSVVTTAAMPASTISTASKAQ; encoded by the exons ATGGCGGACGGAGGAGCAGCGAGTCAAGATGAGAGTTCAGGACCAG ATTCTAAAATGAGTAATCCGTCTGAATCGAGTAAATGTGCAATGGAGAGTGGCGACGGAAACACAG GTGCCCAAACAAATGGACTGGACTTTCAGAGACAGACAGTGCAGACAACAAACGCAATCAccaacgcacacgcacaagctCTGCTCCAACag TTTAAGACGGAGGAGGCTGACGAGCCAGTGGCCTCAAGCCAGACGGGGCCGCTGCCTCAGACCCAGCTCATGCTGGCTGGGGGACAGATCGCTGGA TTGACTCTGACTCCGGCGCAACAGCAGTTATTGCTGCAGCAGGCCCAGGCTCAGTTGCTGGCGGCGGCCGTGCAGCACTCAGCCAGCCAGCAGAGCAGCACCAGCGGGGCCAACATCTCTGCCTCCGCAGCCACACCCATCACCCAGATCCCCCTGTCCCAACCCATCCAGATCACGCCT ggatgggatatgcagcagctgcagcagcttcAGCAGCAGAACCCCAACCTGCAGCAGTTTGTGCTGGTGCAGCCGGGGCTGCCAATCGCCACCCAGCTGCAGCCGGCGCAGTTCATCATCTCCCAGACGCCGCAGGGCCAGCAAA GTCTCCTGCAGGCCTCCAACCTACTAACACAACTACCTCAAAGCCAAGCCAACCTCCTGCAGACCCAACCCAGCATCACCCTCGCCACCCAG CCCGCGACCCCAACTCGCACGATAGCAGCTACCCCCATCCAGCCCCTGCCCCTCACCCAGAGTACACCAAAGCGCATGGACACCCCCAGTCTGGAGGAGCCCAGTGACCTGGAGGAGCTTGAGCAGTTCGCCAAGACCTTCAAGCAGAGGAGAATCAAACTGGGCttcactcag GGGGACGTTGGCCTTGCCATGGGAAAGCTTTATGGCAATGACTTTAGCCAAACCACCATCTCTCGATTTGAGGCCTTGAACCTGAGCTTTAAAAACATGTGCAAGTTGAAGCCTCTGCTGGAGAAGTGGCTCAACGATGCAG agaaccTGACGTCTGACCAGGCCCTGTCCAGCCCCAGCTCCCTGGGCTCCCCAGGCCTGGGCATGGAGGGGCTGAACCGCCGGCGCAAGAAGAGGACCAGTATCGAGACCAACATCCGTGTGGCCTTAGAGAAGAGCTTTCTAGAG AACCAAAAACCTACCTCTGAGGAGATCACCATGATCGCCGACCAGCTcaacatggagaaggaggtgatCCGCGTATGGTTCTGCAACCGCCggcagaaggagaagaggatCAACCCCcccagcagtggcagcagcgGCACCACCCCCATCAAAGCAATCTTCTCCCCCTCCAATCCCCTG GTGTCCAGCACGGCGAGCCTTGTGAGCAGTAACACACCGACCACACTGACTGTAAACCCAGCTTTGCCTCTCACCAGCACGAGTGTCTCTGGCCTCACCTTCACTG GCACAACCATCACTGCAGCCCCTACCAACACAGCCTCTGTCATCTCTGCTACACCCACCCTGGTAACTACAGCAGCCGCTGCCAGCTCACCCTCACTAAGCCCGTCCCCAACCGGGGCATCACTGCAGACGTCTGTCGGCGACTCGGGCGGCGGGCCCCAGGAGGGTTCTGGCGGGAGCGTGGTGTCCCATGCCCCGACCCCGGCCTGCACGTTGGCGTCGGCTCTGAGCTCGGGCCAGGTGATGGTGGCCGCGCCAGGGCTCTCGGCCGCTCTACAGGGGGCACAGCTCCCCACCAGCGCCAGCCTCGCCGCCATGGCTGCCGCCGCAGGCCTCAACCCCGGCCTCATGGCCTCCTCACAGTTCACCCCTGg GGGGGCCTTGTTGAGTCTGGCACCAGGAGGTTTGGGCAGCGCTCTGAGTCCTGCACTGATGAGCAACAGCACCTTGGCCACTATCCAAG CGTTGGCCTCTAGTGGAACTCTGCCCATCACTTCTCTGGATGGCAGTGGGAACCTGCTGTTTGCCAACGCCAGCGCGGGCAGCACGCCCAACCTGGTGACGGCGCCACTCTTCCTCAACCCGCAGAACCTGTCGCTGCTCGCCAGCAATCCTGTCAGCCTGGTATCTGCCGGCGGTGCCAACCTGCAGCTCACAGCCGATGCCCACCAGAGCGTGGTTACCACAGCCGCTATGCCCGCCTCCACCATAAGCACCGCCTCCAAGGCACAGTAA
- the pou2f1b gene encoding POU domain, class 2, transcription factor 1b isoform X18 produces MADGGAASQDESSGPGAQTNGLDFQRQTVQTTNAITNAHAQALLQQLTLTPAQQQLLLQQAQAQLLAAAVQHSASQQSSTSGANISASAATPITQIPLSQPIQITPQLQQLQQQNPNLQQFVLVQPGLPIATQLQPAQFIISQTPQGQQSLLQASNLLTQLPQSQANLLQTQPSITLATQPATPTRTIAATPIQPLPLTQSTPKRMDTPSLEEPSDLEELEQFAKTFKQRRIKLGFTQGDVGLAMGKLYGNDFSQTTISRFEALNLSFKNMCKLKPLLEKWLNDAVCAENLTSDQALSSPSSLGSPGLGMEGLNRRRKKRTSIETNIRVALEKSFLEQNQKPTSEEITMIADQLNMEKEVIRVWFCNRRQKEKRINPPSSGSSGTTPIKAIFSPSNPLVSSTASLVSSNTPTTLTVNPALPLTSTSVSGLTFTGTTITAAPTNTASVISATPTLVTTAAAASSPSLSPSPTGASLQTSVGDSGGGPQEGSGGSVVSHAPTPACTLASALSSGQVMVAAPGLSAALQGAQLPTSASLAAMAAAAGLNPGLMASSQFTPGGALLSLAPGGLGSALSPALMSNSTLATIQALASSGTLPITSLDGSGNLLFANASAGSTPNLVTAPLFLNPQNLSLLASNPVSLVSAGGANLQLTADAHQSVVTTAAMPASTISTASKAQ; encoded by the exons ATGGCGGACGGAGGAGCAGCGAGTCAAGATGAGAGTTCAGGACCAG GTGCCCAAACAAATGGACTGGACTTTCAGAGACAGACAGTGCAGACAACAAACGCAATCAccaacgcacacgcacaagctCTGCTCCAACag TTGACTCTGACTCCGGCGCAACAGCAGTTATTGCTGCAGCAGGCCCAGGCTCAGTTGCTGGCGGCGGCCGTGCAGCACTCAGCCAGCCAGCAGAGCAGCACCAGCGGGGCCAACATCTCTGCCTCCGCAGCCACACCCATCACCCAGATCCCCCTGTCCCAACCCATCCAGATCACGCCT cagctgcagcagcttcAGCAGCAGAACCCCAACCTGCAGCAGTTTGTGCTGGTGCAGCCGGGGCTGCCAATCGCCACCCAGCTGCAGCCGGCGCAGTTCATCATCTCCCAGACGCCGCAGGGCCAGCAAA GTCTCCTGCAGGCCTCCAACCTACTAACACAACTACCTCAAAGCCAAGCCAACCTCCTGCAGACCCAACCCAGCATCACCCTCGCCACCCAG CCCGCGACCCCAACTCGCACGATAGCAGCTACCCCCATCCAGCCCCTGCCCCTCACCCAGAGTACACCAAAGCGCATGGACACCCCCAGTCTGGAGGAGCCCAGTGACCTGGAGGAGCTTGAGCAGTTCGCCAAGACCTTCAAGCAGAGGAGAATCAAACTGGGCttcactcag GGGGACGTTGGCCTTGCCATGGGAAAGCTTTATGGCAATGACTTTAGCCAAACCACCATCTCTCGATTTGAGGCCTTGAACCTGAGCTTTAAAAACATGTGCAAGTTGAAGCCTCTGCTGGAGAAGTGGCTCAACGATGCAG tgtgtgcagagaaccTGACGTCTGACCAGGCCCTGTCCAGCCCCAGCTCCCTGGGCTCCCCAGGCCTGGGCATGGAGGGGCTGAACCGCCGGCGCAAGAAGAGGACCAGTATCGAGACCAACATCCGTGTGGCCTTAGAGAAGAGCTTTCTAGAG CAGAACCAAAAACCTACCTCTGAGGAGATCACCATGATCGCCGACCAGCTcaacatggagaaggaggtgatCCGCGTATGGTTCTGCAACCGCCggcagaaggagaagaggatCAACCCCcccagcagtggcagcagcgGCACCACCCCCATCAAAGCAATCTTCTCCCCCTCCAATCCCCTG GTGTCCAGCACGGCGAGCCTTGTGAGCAGTAACACACCGACCACACTGACTGTAAACCCAGCTTTGCCTCTCACCAGCACGAGTGTCTCTGGCCTCACCTTCACTG GCACAACCATCACTGCAGCCCCTACCAACACAGCCTCTGTCATCTCTGCTACACCCACCCTGGTAACTACAGCAGCCGCTGCCAGCTCACCCTCACTAAGCCCGTCCCCAACCGGGGCATCACTGCAGACGTCTGTCGGCGACTCGGGCGGCGGGCCCCAGGAGGGTTCTGGCGGGAGCGTGGTGTCCCATGCCCCGACCCCGGCCTGCACGTTGGCGTCGGCTCTGAGCTCGGGCCAGGTGATGGTGGCCGCGCCAGGGCTCTCGGCCGCTCTACAGGGGGCACAGCTCCCCACCAGCGCCAGCCTCGCCGCCATGGCTGCCGCCGCAGGCCTCAACCCCGGCCTCATGGCCTCCTCACAGTTCACCCCTGg GGGGGCCTTGTTGAGTCTGGCACCAGGAGGTTTGGGCAGCGCTCTGAGTCCTGCACTGATGAGCAACAGCACCTTGGCCACTATCCAAG CGTTGGCCTCTAGTGGAACTCTGCCCATCACTTCTCTGGATGGCAGTGGGAACCTGCTGTTTGCCAACGCCAGCGCGGGCAGCACGCCCAACCTGGTGACGGCGCCACTCTTCCTCAACCCGCAGAACCTGTCGCTGCTCGCCAGCAATCCTGTCAGCCTGGTATCTGCCGGCGGTGCCAACCTGCAGCTCACAGCCGATGCCCACCAGAGCGTGGTTACCACAGCCGCTATGCCCGCCTCCACCATAAGCACCGCCTCCAAGGCACAGTAA
- the pou2f1b gene encoding POU domain, class 2, transcription factor 1b isoform X3: protein MADGGAASQDESSGPDSKMSNPSESSKCAMESGDGNTGAQTNGLDFQRQTVQTTNAITNAHAQALLQQFKTEEADEPVASSQTGPLPQTQLMLAGGQIAGLTLTPAQQQLLLQQAQAQLLAAAVQHSASQQSSTSGANISASAATPITQIPLSQPIQITPGWDMQQLQQLQQQNPNLQQFVLVQPGLPIATQLQPAQFIISQTPQGQQTPFFSNHQLGLLQASNLLTQLPQSQANLLQTQPSITLATQPATPTRTIAATPIQPLPLTQSTPKRMDTPSLEEPSDLEELEQFAKTFKQRRIKLGFTQGDVGLAMGKLYGNDFSQTTISRFEALNLSFKNMCKLKPLLEKWLNDAENLTSDQALSSPSSLGSPGLGMEGLNRRRKKRTSIETNIRVALEKSFLEQNQKPTSEEITMIADQLNMEKEVIRVWFCNRRQKEKRINPPSSGSSGTTPIKAIFSPSNPLVSSTASLVSSNTPTTLTVNPALPLTSTSVSGLTFTGKMPFTFAGTTITAAPTNTASVISATPTLVTTAAAASSPSLSPSPTGASLQTSVGDSGGGPQEGSGGSVVSHAPTPACTLASALSSGQVMVAAPGLSAALQGAQLPTSASLAAMAAAAGLNPGLMASSQFTPGGALLSLAPGGLGSALSPALMSNSTLATIQGVWSALASSGTLPITSLDGSGNLLFANASAGSTPNLVTAPLFLNPQNLSLLASNPVSLVSAGGANLQLTADAHQSVVTTAAMPASTISTASKAQ from the exons ATGGCGGACGGAGGAGCAGCGAGTCAAGATGAGAGTTCAGGACCAG ATTCTAAAATGAGTAATCCGTCTGAATCGAGTAAATGTGCAATGGAGAGTGGCGACGGAAACACAG GTGCCCAAACAAATGGACTGGACTTTCAGAGACAGACAGTGCAGACAACAAACGCAATCAccaacgcacacgcacaagctCTGCTCCAACag TTTAAGACGGAGGAGGCTGACGAGCCAGTGGCCTCAAGCCAGACGGGGCCGCTGCCTCAGACCCAGCTCATGCTGGCTGGGGGACAGATCGCTGGA TTGACTCTGACTCCGGCGCAACAGCAGTTATTGCTGCAGCAGGCCCAGGCTCAGTTGCTGGCGGCGGCCGTGCAGCACTCAGCCAGCCAGCAGAGCAGCACCAGCGGGGCCAACATCTCTGCCTCCGCAGCCACACCCATCACCCAGATCCCCCTGTCCCAACCCATCCAGATCACGCCT ggatgggatatgcagcagctgcagcagcttcAGCAGCAGAACCCCAACCTGCAGCAGTTTGTGCTGGTGCAGCCGGGGCTGCCAATCGCCACCCAGCTGCAGCCGGCGCAGTTCATCATCTCCCAGACGCCGCAGGGCCAGCAAA CTCCCTTCTTCTCCAATCATCAATTAGGTCTCCTGCAGGCCTCCAACCTACTAACACAACTACCTCAAAGCCAAGCCAACCTCCTGCAGACCCAACCCAGCATCACCCTCGCCACCCAG CCCGCGACCCCAACTCGCACGATAGCAGCTACCCCCATCCAGCCCCTGCCCCTCACCCAGAGTACACCAAAGCGCATGGACACCCCCAGTCTGGAGGAGCCCAGTGACCTGGAGGAGCTTGAGCAGTTCGCCAAGACCTTCAAGCAGAGGAGAATCAAACTGGGCttcactcag GGGGACGTTGGCCTTGCCATGGGAAAGCTTTATGGCAATGACTTTAGCCAAACCACCATCTCTCGATTTGAGGCCTTGAACCTGAGCTTTAAAAACATGTGCAAGTTGAAGCCTCTGCTGGAGAAGTGGCTCAACGATGCAG agaaccTGACGTCTGACCAGGCCCTGTCCAGCCCCAGCTCCCTGGGCTCCCCAGGCCTGGGCATGGAGGGGCTGAACCGCCGGCGCAAGAAGAGGACCAGTATCGAGACCAACATCCGTGTGGCCTTAGAGAAGAGCTTTCTAGAG CAGAACCAAAAACCTACCTCTGAGGAGATCACCATGATCGCCGACCAGCTcaacatggagaaggaggtgatCCGCGTATGGTTCTGCAACCGCCggcagaaggagaagaggatCAACCCCcccagcagtggcagcagcgGCACCACCCCCATCAAAGCAATCTTCTCCCCCTCCAATCCCCTG GTGTCCAGCACGGCGAGCCTTGTGAGCAGTAACACACCGACCACACTGACTGTAAACCCAGCTTTGCCTCTCACCAGCACGAGTGTCTCTGGCCTCACCTTCACTGGTAAGATGCCATTCACCTTCGCTG GCACAACCATCACTGCAGCCCCTACCAACACAGCCTCTGTCATCTCTGCTACACCCACCCTGGTAACTACAGCAGCCGCTGCCAGCTCACCCTCACTAAGCCCGTCCCCAACCGGGGCATCACTGCAGACGTCTGTCGGCGACTCGGGCGGCGGGCCCCAGGAGGGTTCTGGCGGGAGCGTGGTGTCCCATGCCCCGACCCCGGCCTGCACGTTGGCGTCGGCTCTGAGCTCGGGCCAGGTGATGGTGGCCGCGCCAGGGCTCTCGGCCGCTCTACAGGGGGCACAGCTCCCCACCAGCGCCAGCCTCGCCGCCATGGCTGCCGCCGCAGGCCTCAACCCCGGCCTCATGGCCTCCTCACAGTTCACCCCTGg GGGGGCCTTGTTGAGTCTGGCACCAGGAGGTTTGGGCAGCGCTCTGAGTCCTGCACTGATGAGCAACAGCACCTTGGCCACTATCCAAGGTGTGTGGAGCG CGTTGGCCTCTAGTGGAACTCTGCCCATCACTTCTCTGGATGGCAGTGGGAACCTGCTGTTTGCCAACGCCAGCGCGGGCAGCACGCCCAACCTGGTGACGGCGCCACTCTTCCTCAACCCGCAGAACCTGTCGCTGCTCGCCAGCAATCCTGTCAGCCTGGTATCTGCCGGCGGTGCCAACCTGCAGCTCACAGCCGATGCCCACCAGAGCGTGGTTACCACAGCCGCTATGCCCGCCTCCACCATAAGCACCGCCTCCAAGGCACAGTAA
- the pou2f1b gene encoding POU domain, class 2, transcription factor 1b isoform X2: MADGGAASQDESSGPDSKMSNPSESSKCAMESGDGNTGAQTNGLDFQRQTVQTTNAITNAHAQALLQQFKTEEADEPVASSQTGPLPQTQLMLAGGQIAGLTLTPAQQQLLLQQAQAQLLAAAVQHSASQQSSTSGANISASAATPITQIPLSQPIQITPGWDMQQLQQLQQQNPNLQQFVLVQPGLPIATQLQPAQFIISQTPQGQQTPFFSNHQLGLLQASNLLTQLPQSQANLLQTQPSITLATQPATPTRTIAATPIQPLPLTQSTPKRMDTPSLEEPSDLEELEQFAKTFKQRRIKLGFTQGDVGLAMGKLYGNDFSQTTISRFEALNLSFKNMCKLKPLLEKWLNDAVCAENLTSDQALSSPSSLGSPGLGMEGLNRRRKKRTSIETNIRVALEKSFLENQKPTSEEITMIADQLNMEKEVIRVWFCNRRQKEKRINPPSSGSSGTTPIKAIFSPSNPLVSSTASLVSSNTPTTLTVNPALPLTSTSVSGLTFTGKMPFTFAGTTITAAPTNTASVISATPTLVTTAAAASSPSLSPSPTGASLQTSVGDSGGGPQEGSGGSVVSHAPTPACTLASALSSGQVMVAAPGLSAALQGAQLPTSASLAAMAAAAGLNPGLMASSQFTPGGALLSLAPGGLGSALSPALMSNSTLATIQGVWSALASSGTLPITSLDGSGNLLFANASAGSTPNLVTAPLFLNPQNLSLLASNPVSLVSAGGANLQLTADAHQSVVTTAAMPASTISTASKAQ, from the exons ATGGCGGACGGAGGAGCAGCGAGTCAAGATGAGAGTTCAGGACCAG ATTCTAAAATGAGTAATCCGTCTGAATCGAGTAAATGTGCAATGGAGAGTGGCGACGGAAACACAG GTGCCCAAACAAATGGACTGGACTTTCAGAGACAGACAGTGCAGACAACAAACGCAATCAccaacgcacacgcacaagctCTGCTCCAACag TTTAAGACGGAGGAGGCTGACGAGCCAGTGGCCTCAAGCCAGACGGGGCCGCTGCCTCAGACCCAGCTCATGCTGGCTGGGGGACAGATCGCTGGA TTGACTCTGACTCCGGCGCAACAGCAGTTATTGCTGCAGCAGGCCCAGGCTCAGTTGCTGGCGGCGGCCGTGCAGCACTCAGCCAGCCAGCAGAGCAGCACCAGCGGGGCCAACATCTCTGCCTCCGCAGCCACACCCATCACCCAGATCCCCCTGTCCCAACCCATCCAGATCACGCCT ggatgggatatgcagcagctgcagcagcttcAGCAGCAGAACCCCAACCTGCAGCAGTTTGTGCTGGTGCAGCCGGGGCTGCCAATCGCCACCCAGCTGCAGCCGGCGCAGTTCATCATCTCCCAGACGCCGCAGGGCCAGCAAA CTCCCTTCTTCTCCAATCATCAATTAGGTCTCCTGCAGGCCTCCAACCTACTAACACAACTACCTCAAAGCCAAGCCAACCTCCTGCAGACCCAACCCAGCATCACCCTCGCCACCCAG CCCGCGACCCCAACTCGCACGATAGCAGCTACCCCCATCCAGCCCCTGCCCCTCACCCAGAGTACACCAAAGCGCATGGACACCCCCAGTCTGGAGGAGCCCAGTGACCTGGAGGAGCTTGAGCAGTTCGCCAAGACCTTCAAGCAGAGGAGAATCAAACTGGGCttcactcag GGGGACGTTGGCCTTGCCATGGGAAAGCTTTATGGCAATGACTTTAGCCAAACCACCATCTCTCGATTTGAGGCCTTGAACCTGAGCTTTAAAAACATGTGCAAGTTGAAGCCTCTGCTGGAGAAGTGGCTCAACGATGCAG tgtgtgcagagaaccTGACGTCTGACCAGGCCCTGTCCAGCCCCAGCTCCCTGGGCTCCCCAGGCCTGGGCATGGAGGGGCTGAACCGCCGGCGCAAGAAGAGGACCAGTATCGAGACCAACATCCGTGTGGCCTTAGAGAAGAGCTTTCTAGAG AACCAAAAACCTACCTCTGAGGAGATCACCATGATCGCCGACCAGCTcaacatggagaaggaggtgatCCGCGTATGGTTCTGCAACCGCCggcagaaggagaagaggatCAACCCCcccagcagtggcagcagcgGCACCACCCCCATCAAAGCAATCTTCTCCCCCTCCAATCCCCTG GTGTCCAGCACGGCGAGCCTTGTGAGCAGTAACACACCGACCACACTGACTGTAAACCCAGCTTTGCCTCTCACCAGCACGAGTGTCTCTGGCCTCACCTTCACTGGTAAGATGCCATTCACCTTCGCTG GCACAACCATCACTGCAGCCCCTACCAACACAGCCTCTGTCATCTCTGCTACACCCACCCTGGTAACTACAGCAGCCGCTGCCAGCTCACCCTCACTAAGCCCGTCCCCAACCGGGGCATCACTGCAGACGTCTGTCGGCGACTCGGGCGGCGGGCCCCAGGAGGGTTCTGGCGGGAGCGTGGTGTCCCATGCCCCGACCCCGGCCTGCACGTTGGCGTCGGCTCTGAGCTCGGGCCAGGTGATGGTGGCCGCGCCAGGGCTCTCGGCCGCTCTACAGGGGGCACAGCTCCCCACCAGCGCCAGCCTCGCCGCCATGGCTGCCGCCGCAGGCCTCAACCCCGGCCTCATGGCCTCCTCACAGTTCACCCCTGg GGGGGCCTTGTTGAGTCTGGCACCAGGAGGTTTGGGCAGCGCTCTGAGTCCTGCACTGATGAGCAACAGCACCTTGGCCACTATCCAAGGTGTGTGGAGCG CGTTGGCCTCTAGTGGAACTCTGCCCATCACTTCTCTGGATGGCAGTGGGAACCTGCTGTTTGCCAACGCCAGCGCGGGCAGCACGCCCAACCTGGTGACGGCGCCACTCTTCCTCAACCCGCAGAACCTGTCGCTGCTCGCCAGCAATCCTGTCAGCCTGGTATCTGCCGGCGGTGCCAACCTGCAGCTCACAGCCGATGCCCACCAGAGCGTGGTTACCACAGCCGCTATGCCCGCCTCCACCATAAGCACCGCCTCCAAGGCACAGTAA